A single genomic interval of Salinarchaeum sp. IM2453 harbors:
- a CDS encoding O-acetylhomoserine aminocarboxypropyltransferase/cysteine synthase family protein, protein MTDREFRTESIHAGQSPDASTGARAPPIHQTTSYVFPDAETAAERYALRGDGHLYSRISNPTVKMLEDRLATLGNGAGAVATASGLAALDALTLVTAKEGNNIVCATDVYGGTATYFKTIAARRGIEVRFVDTLDYDKFEKTVDADTAYVHVETIGNPSLKTPDFEALAEVAHNVQAPLVVDNTFATPAICCPLDHGADIVWSSTTKWIHGSGTTVGGIVIDGGDFEWNASKYEELAGESPAYTDIDFSEDFADAPLAAAVRYRSLRGLGNQQSPFDAWQTLQGIETLPVRMEKHCENALIVAEYLQDHPEVEWVSYPGLTSHPTHQNAEEYLDEYGSVVTFGLSGDGYKAGRKFCERTELASFLANIGDAKTVVIHPASTTHAQLSREEQREAGVQPDLIRLSVGIEDPADILADIDAGIDAATDRRYT, encoded by the coding sequence ATGACCGACAGGGAATTTCGGACGGAAAGCATCCACGCAGGTCAATCGCCGGATGCAAGTACAGGAGCGCGCGCCCCTCCTATCCACCAGACGACCTCGTATGTTTTTCCAGATGCGGAAACTGCGGCCGAACGATATGCACTTCGCGGCGACGGGCACCTTTATTCACGAATCAGCAATCCGACAGTCAAAATGTTAGAAGACCGGCTTGCAACATTAGGAAATGGGGCTGGGGCAGTAGCAACCGCCAGTGGACTTGCGGCTCTGGATGCATTGACGTTAGTGACCGCAAAAGAGGGAAATAACATTGTCTGTGCGACTGATGTATATGGGGGAACAGCAACGTATTTTAAAACAATTGCAGCACGCCGAGGTATTGAAGTTCGGTTTGTTGATACATTGGACTATGACAAATTTGAGAAGACAGTTGATGCAGATACGGCATATGTGCATGTCGAGACAATCGGTAATCCGTCGTTGAAAACGCCTGACTTTGAAGCGTTAGCAGAGGTTGCACATAACGTACAGGCCCCACTAGTTGTTGATAACACATTTGCGACTCCCGCAATCTGTTGTCCACTCGATCACGGAGCAGATATTGTGTGGAGTTCAACGACCAAGTGGATTCATGGATCTGGAACAACAGTAGGGGGGATCGTTATTGACGGAGGAGACTTCGAATGGAATGCAAGTAAATACGAAGAACTGGCTGGGGAAAGTCCAGCATACACAGATATCGATTTTTCAGAGGATTTTGCTGATGCTCCATTAGCAGCAGCCGTTCGATATCGATCATTACGGGGGTTAGGGAACCAGCAATCACCATTCGATGCATGGCAGACTCTACAGGGCATCGAAACGCTGCCAGTAAGAATGGAAAAGCATTGTGAAAATGCGCTCATCGTTGCGGAGTATCTGCAAGATCACCCCGAAGTTGAGTGGGTTAGTTATCCAGGGCTAACATCCCACCCTACGCACCAGAATGCAGAGGAGTATCTTGATGAGTACGGGAGCGTAGTAACATTCGGATTGTCTGGGGATGGATATAAAGCAGGTCGAAAGTTCTGTGAAAGAACAGAGCTAGCGAGCTTTCTTGCAAACATTGGCGATGCCAAGACGGTAGTTATTCACCCAGCATCGACAACACACGCACAGTTATCTAGGGAGGAGCAACGAGAGGCCGGTGTGCAGCCGGATTTAATCCGACTCTCTGTGGGTATTGAGGATCCAGCAGATATTCTTGCAGATATAGATGCGGGGATTGATGCTGCCACGGATAGGAGGTATACATAG
- the metX gene encoding homoserine O-acetyltransferase, with translation MSNTTIDAVDLGSFEFECGETIPNLRVAYETYGEFDGDNAILICHALTGSSHVTNRRDPEKKVRLPETGGQARAWWSDVVGAGKAIDTNKYFVVCPNLPGSCYGTTGPASTNPETGEPYGTDFPPVTVTDWTRAQRKVLDELGVGRLHAVVGGSVGGMNVLDWLKQYPDDVHRAVPIATAARLDPQCIAMDAVARRSITSDPNWKGGDYYDGQPPKKGLALARQLGHIMYLSKASMEQRFGRRAAGREAERELFETDRGADYFPYRDVESYLDYNAQKFVQRFDANSYLYLTRAMDNYDLASGYESNREALAAFSGEVLIMSFTGDWHFTVEQAADVADGIRETDAEVAHHVIESEHGHDAFLVEPENVGPPVEDFLADGTDGRSVIDTKEIERKEKQSIPPVHSSLF, from the coding sequence ATGTCAAATACAACGATCGATGCTGTCGATCTGGGATCATTTGAGTTTGAATGTGGAGAGACGATCCCTAATCTCCGTGTTGCGTATGAAACATATGGAGAATTTGACGGGGATAATGCCATTTTGATCTGTCATGCATTAACTGGCAGTTCGCATGTAACAAACCGACGTGATCCAGAGAAGAAAGTCAGGTTACCTGAAACTGGGGGACAAGCGCGTGCTTGGTGGTCGGATGTCGTTGGTGCTGGTAAAGCAATTGATACAAACAAATATTTTGTTGTGTGTCCAAATTTGCCCGGATCGTGTTACGGAACGACTGGTCCTGCAAGCACAAATCCGGAGACTGGGGAGCCGTATGGAACTGACTTCCCGCCAGTGACAGTCACAGATTGGACTAGAGCACAGCGAAAGGTGCTCGACGAACTGGGTGTTGGACGGCTGCATGCTGTTGTTGGAGGATCAGTAGGAGGAATGAACGTGTTGGACTGGCTAAAACAATATCCTGATGACGTTCATAGAGCAGTACCGATTGCGACAGCCGCTCGACTTGACCCACAATGTATTGCGATGGACGCCGTAGCCCGGCGGTCAATTACAAGTGATCCAAACTGGAAAGGTGGGGACTATTATGACGGCCAACCGCCAAAGAAAGGGTTAGCACTTGCTAGACAGTTGGGACATATCATGTATCTCTCCAAAGCCTCGATGGAACAACGATTTGGGCGCCGCGCTGCTGGGCGTGAAGCTGAACGAGAGTTATTTGAAACTGACCGCGGAGCAGACTACTTCCCATATAGAGATGTAGAATCGTATCTTGATTATAATGCCCAAAAGTTTGTACAGCGCTTTGACGCGAATAGTTATTTATACCTGACCAGGGCAATGGATAACTACGATTTAGCATCAGGATATGAGTCAAATAGAGAAGCCTTAGCTGCCTTTTCGGGAGAAGTACTAATAATGAGTTTTACTGGAGACTGGCACTTTACCGTGGAACAGGCCGCTGATGTGGCCGATGGAATCAGAGAAACAGATGCGGAGGTCGCACATCATGTCATAGAGTCTGAACACGGTCATGATGCGTTTCTGGTTGAGCCTGAGAACGTTGGACCACCAGTGGAAGACTTCCTCGCTGACGGAACAGATGGACGGTCAGTGATAGACACAAAGGAGATCGAGCGGAAAGAAAAACAATCAATTCCGCCGGTCCATAGTAGCCTGTTCTGA
- a CDS encoding class I SAM-dependent methyltransferase yields the protein MLDVGCGTGQLLKDILTDHNVQVRGIDINPGMLEVARDYHGIHGATYADVRNFNLPYRSYDMILAFRELTPGSSPGTVALYRLYNRRLPNLISLE from the coding sequence ATTCTAGACGTTGGCTGTGGCACTGGACAATTGCTAAAAGATATCCTTACTGATCATAATGTTCAAGTCAGGGGAATCGACATTAACCCCGGCATGCTTGAAGTTGCGAGAGATTATCACGGCATACACGGAGCAACTTATGCAGATGTCCGGAATTTTAATCTTCCATACCGATCCTACGATATGATTCTCGCTTTTCGTGAACTCACCCCGGGGTCAAGCCCCGGGACAGTCGCCTTGTACCGCCTGTACAACCGCAGATTGCCCAATTTAATTTCACTAGAATAG
- the serB gene encoding phosphoserine phosphatase SerB: protein MTIVAFDFDGTISDSEMTVLLGEKQGVADEMAKSTQRAMNNEIEYAESLRERVSLLSNLDEQDANDAFSQVTLRPGAGDLIQELNENGIHTAILTGGFRRGVMSALEQANVSVDTIVSNSVTIEDGKMTGEVEGPLIEGTKDDVLEKLANEQDVSLAETIAVGDGANDLPMLKIAGLAVGFSPRPAVAPHCDVVVEDMTELRELFVEENLL, encoded by the coding sequence ATGACAATTGTTGCATTTGACTTCGATGGTACGATTTCAGATTCTGAGATGACCGTCTTGCTCGGCGAAAAGCAAGGCGTTGCTGATGAAATGGCAAAAAGCACCCAGCGAGCAATGAACAACGAAATCGAGTATGCTGAAAGCCTTCGAGAACGAGTGAGCCTTCTCTCTAATCTTGATGAACAGGATGCCAATGATGCGTTCTCGCAAGTTACACTTCGTCCCGGAGCAGGCGACCTTATTCAGGAATTAAATGAGAACGGCATCCACACAGCGATTTTAACCGGAGGATTCCGGCGCGGTGTCATGTCTGCACTTGAACAGGCGAATGTAAGTGTAGACACGATTGTTTCAAATTCAGTTACCATAGAGGACGGAAAGATGACAGGTGAGGTCGAAGGACCACTCATTGAGGGTACAAAAGACGATGTCCTTGAGAAACTTGCTAATGAACAGGATGTCTCTCTTGCTGAGACCATTGCAGTTGGTGATGGTGCCAATGACCTTCCTATGCTAAAGATAGCAGGTCTCGCTGTTGGCTTCTCTCCTCGTCCTGCTGTTGCTCCACATTGTGATGTCGTAGTGGAGGATATGACCGAGCTCCGGGAGCTCTTTGTGGAAGAGAACCTCTTGTAG
- the ilvA gene encoding threonine ammonia-lyase, which yields MLSIEDILDARDRVAQTARKTPLEYSPYYSQTTGANIHLKLETFQRTGSFKVRGATNRILTLSEAEREAGVVTASAGNHAQGVALAANRLGVDATIVMPKYAPLSKVKATRSYGGNVILHGMDYDSAAQRAHEIEEEESRTYVHAFDDPAVMAGQGTLGLEIIEDLPDVDTVVSAIGGGGLISGVATAIKAQTDARVIGVQAEGAASVPQSLEQGHVFERDSVDTIADGIATRRVGDQTFEIIQDTVDEVVTVSDSEIAVALTGLLEHSKVLTEGAGAAPLAAVLFDKFEYTEGEEIAVGLCGGNIDLNTVTTVIMRGLVETGRYVRIRTILKDRPGALDELIDVIANLEANIYAIQHDRTSRDIGMDAAWVELDLETKGHDHIEELLDGMSEAGYEVEVLV from the coding sequence ATGTTATCTATTGAGGACATCTTAGATGCTCGCGACCGCGTTGCTCAAACTGCTCGTAAAACCCCTCTTGAGTATTCTCCATATTATTCCCAAACAACTGGTGCTAACATTCATCTTAAATTAGAGACATTTCAGCGAACCGGGTCGTTTAAAGTTCGCGGTGCCACAAACCGAATTTTAACACTCAGTGAGGCTGAACGGGAAGCTGGTGTTGTTACCGCAAGTGCTGGTAACCATGCTCAGGGAGTTGCTCTTGCGGCTAATCGACTTGGCGTTGATGCTACTATTGTAATGCCGAAGTATGCTCCCTTATCGAAGGTTAAGGCCACCAGATCATATGGTGGAAATGTCATCCTACACGGTATGGATTATGACTCGGCAGCTCAGCGTGCACACGAAATTGAGGAGGAAGAATCACGTACATATGTACATGCATTCGATGACCCAGCAGTCATGGCTGGCCAAGGAACACTTGGCTTAGAAATTATTGAAGACCTCCCTGACGTTGACACCGTTGTGAGTGCCATCGGTGGTGGCGGTCTGATCAGTGGTGTTGCTACTGCAATTAAAGCCCAGACTGATGCTCGAGTTATTGGAGTCCAGGCTGAGGGAGCGGCAAGTGTCCCTCAATCCTTAGAACAGGGACATGTTTTTGAACGGGACTCGGTTGATACAATTGCGGATGGAATAGCCACACGTCGAGTTGGCGATCAGACCTTTGAGATTATTCAAGACACCGTTGATGAAGTTGTCACTGTTTCAGACTCTGAGATTGCGGTTGCGTTAACTGGCTTACTTGAACATTCCAAAGTTCTCACAGAGGGAGCAGGTGCTGCACCGCTTGCAGCCGTCCTTTTTGATAAATTCGAGTATACAGAGGGAGAAGAGATTGCCGTTGGTCTCTGTGGTGGTAATATCGATCTTAACACAGTCACAACCGTCATCATGCGTGGTCTTGTTGAAACAGGCCGTTATGTTCGTATCCGGACGATCCTCAAAGACCGTCCTGGTGCCCTTGATGAGTTGATCGATGTTATTGCTAATTTGGAAGCAAATATCTATGCGATCCAGCATGACCGGACTTCACGTGACATCGGTATGGATGCAGCATGGGTTGAACTTGATCTAGAGACGAAAGGACATGACCACATTGAGGAACTCCTTGATGGCATGAGTGAGGCTGGTTACGAGGTCGAGGTTCTTGTTTGA
- a CDS encoding stage II sporulation protein M, whose translation MGYGEVFTAAYRTYVARASDILPFYFFGIAVSAIAQSVPILVGMIGLVYLWSTGRLTEIQEALEDVGPISIDEPSEAAVDEFSEVQEAIQEAIGLSVAELGIIGILVGVVTLIAIGIMQAAVSAGQIHAAFAATENRLGVSAGVSGVFQHTKTFVGLLLGEVFAHIAVLGVIGTIIATLALVSPGLAVVVGVLSMLVWLLLAAVIRLFFAFAPVVAVVENTGFSGAVRQTGEYMRKYPGDFLGYTLMTIAIIVAGGITVGLFSQIGAGSVGLIVYGLIIFPILDLLKVLLYGRTAESTTFVIVKDFVISPVKRIQMGLKRGWEELMLFTREQISLVVISALIFGVALQAGVSLGTVFSTALEASIEQRIEEMSPVGSFFEFAANNWSVAVALSFGGVVLAIPAVLTLAFNGLFIGVLYELDADPDLLLAFVIPHGLLEIPGLLLAGATGLYVGLTCWRYIRGRADRDSLEEMVHRTYLILIGLIIVFVAAAAIEAFISPYYWRLF comes from the coding sequence ATGGGTTATGGAGAAGTATTTACTGCTGCATATCGGACATACGTAGCCCGAGCATCGGATATTCTTCCGTTCTATTTCTTCGGGATTGCTGTCTCCGCTATTGCGCAGTCAGTGCCGATATTGGTCGGGATGATAGGGTTGGTATACCTCTGGTCAACAGGAAGACTAACAGAGATACAGGAAGCGCTTGAGGATGTCGGACCAATTTCAATCGATGAACCAAGTGAAGCTGCTGTAGATGAATTTAGTGAGGTGCAAGAAGCAATACAAGAAGCAATTGGGCTATCAGTCGCAGAGTTGGGAATCATTGGGATACTGGTCGGAGTAGTAACACTCATTGCAATTGGGATTATGCAGGCAGCAGTCAGCGCTGGACAAATTCATGCCGCGTTTGCAGCAACCGAGAACAGATTAGGTGTAAGTGCTGGTGTATCCGGGGTCTTCCAACATACAAAGACGTTCGTGGGACTTTTACTAGGTGAAGTCTTCGCTCATATCGCCGTTCTTGGTGTAATTGGAACCATAATCGCTACATTAGCACTAGTTTCGCCGGGACTTGCAGTCGTCGTCGGGGTACTATCAATGTTGGTATGGCTACTACTTGCTGCTGTAATTCGTTTGTTCTTTGCGTTTGCACCGGTTGTCGCAGTAGTTGAAAATACAGGGTTCTCAGGGGCAGTTCGGCAGACGGGAGAATATATGCGGAAGTACCCAGGCGACTTCCTTGGGTATACATTGATGACCATAGCAATCATAGTTGCTGGAGGGATTACTGTTGGTCTATTCTCACAGATTGGAGCAGGAAGTGTTGGGTTAATAGTGTATGGTTTGATTATATTCCCGATACTTGATCTACTGAAAGTGCTTCTCTACGGTCGAACCGCAGAGAGTACAACATTTGTGATTGTAAAGGACTTTGTTATATCGCCTGTGAAGCGGATTCAGATGGGACTTAAGCGGGGCTGGGAAGAATTGATGCTATTTACGCGGGAACAAATATCGCTCGTCGTCATTAGTGCGTTGATCTTTGGAGTAGCACTACAAGCAGGTGTTTCCCTTGGAACAGTATTTAGCACGGCACTTGAGGCATCGATCGAGCAGCGTATCGAGGAAATGTCTCCAGTTGGAAGCTTCTTTGAGTTTGCCGCCAACAACTGGAGTGTTGCAGTAGCCTTGAGTTTCGGTGGTGTTGTGCTTGCGATTCCAGCTGTTCTAACACTAGCGTTTAACGGTCTTTTTATTGGTGTATTGTACGAGCTAGACGCTGACCCGGATCTACTATTAGCATTTGTGATCCCACATGGGCTACTGGAAATTCCAGGATTACTACTAGCCGGAGCAACCGGCCTATATGTGGGGTTAACATGCTGGCGATATATTCGAGGAAGGGCAGATCGCGATTCACTCGAAGAAATGGTTCATAGAACCTATCTGATACTTATTGGATTAATCATTGTTTTTGTTGCTGCAGCAGCAATTGAAGCATTCATCAGCCCTTACTACTGGCGACTCTTTTGA
- the citZ gene encoding citrate synthase, translated as MSDEVHKGLDDVVVAESQLSYIDGENGQLLYRGYSIQDLAEYATFEEVLFLLFEGELPTKEQLDEFTATIREERSLPDDVIETLRSLAAVDAHPMTALRTGVSALEPHDPDQRLDPDRNVALSQGRRILAKMPTILAAYERLRLGKEPLDPHPDLNLAANFLYMLTGEEPDEIGAKSFDQALTLHADHGFNASTFTAVVIASTRANVYSAVTGGIGALSGPLHGGANQDVMEMLIEIDENGMDPIEWIEEARSNGERVPGFGHRVYKVKDPRAEILQERSRELADVGESKWYDYTTTIENYLTEDLGLTENGIAPNVDFYSGSVYYQLGIPADMYTPIFAMSRASGWIAHVLEYQEENRLIRPLSKYTGETDNEFISIEER; from the coding sequence ATGTCCGACGAGGTTCACAAAGGACTCGACGACGTGGTCGTCGCCGAATCCCAACTTAGTTACATTGATGGCGAGAATGGTCAATTACTGTACCGCGGCTACTCCATACAGGACCTAGCAGAATACGCAACTTTCGAAGAAGTACTGTTTTTACTCTTTGAAGGTGAGTTGCCAACAAAAGAACAGCTTGACGAATTTACAGCGACGATTCGTGAGGAACGATCACTGCCGGACGATGTAATAGAGACCCTTCGATCGCTTGCTGCTGTTGATGCCCATCCAATGACCGCTCTTCGGACGGGTGTTTCTGCTTTGGAACCTCATGATCCTGATCAACGTCTCGATCCTGACCGGAATGTCGCTCTTAGCCAGGGTCGCCGTATCTTGGCAAAAATGCCAACAATTCTTGCTGCCTATGAGCGTCTCCGGCTTGGAAAAGAACCACTTGATCCTCATCCTGATCTAAATCTAGCGGCTAACTTCCTTTACATGCTTACCGGAGAGGAACCGGACGAGATTGGGGCCAAAAGCTTCGACCAAGCACTAACACTACATGCCGATCATGGGTTCAATGCATCAACGTTTACTGCTGTCGTTATTGCTTCTACACGAGCAAATGTTTACAGTGCCGTCACCGGAGGTATTGGAGCCCTGTCTGGTCCGCTTCATGGCGGTGCTAATCAAGATGTGATGGAAATGTTGATTGAGATCGACGAGAACGGGATGGATCCAATCGAGTGGATCGAAGAAGCACGTTCAAATGGTGAACGTGTGCCCGGGTTCGGACACCGTGTTTACAAGGTGAAGGATCCCCGTGCTGAAATCTTACAAGAGCGTAGCCGGGAACTCGCTGATGTTGGTGAGTCCAAGTGGTATGATTATACGACGACGATTGAGAACTACTTGACAGAAGATTTAGGCCTCACTGAAAATGGAATCGCGCCAAATGTTGATTTTTACTCTGGGTCTGTTTACTATCAACTTGGCATCCCAGCAGACATGTATACTCCTATCTTTGCAATGAGCCGGGCCAGTGGTTGGATTGCACATGTGCTTGAGTATCAGGAGGAGAACCGACTTATCCGACCGCTTTCAAAATACACAGGAGAAACTGACAACGAGTTCATCTCAATCGAAGAACGATAA
- a CDS encoding succinylglutamate desuccinylase/aspartoacylase family protein: MTKIGTASASPGEMDTGRLPVGEARDGSTVSLPVAVINGINNGKTLYIQAASDGDEVNGVGVVQQLVPRLDPNEISGQIIIVGIVNIYGFRTGEHRNPIDDTKINRAYPGREDGSATERIAAATFEIAKDANYILDLHQGSTSRMIEETRVRCGRRHRMHGKCLELAKVFGCGHILDKKGPDNQLARVAPDRGIPTIDPELGGSVGWNDASIKQGVEGVFNVLRYYGFLEGSVQVEKQVRATGFDQYAASSGGLVQFEVNLGDRVSKGQTIATITDVFGETKEEIGANKSGIFWRTRRLPQVAAGEYICSVGTGLDRY; encoded by the coding sequence ATGACGAAAATTGGCACGGCCAGTGCAAGTCCCGGAGAAATGGACACTGGCCGGCTCCCTGTCGGTGAAGCACGGGATGGAAGCACGGTATCTCTGCCTGTGGCAGTAATAAATGGCATCAATAACGGTAAAACACTATATATTCAGGCAGCAAGCGATGGAGACGAAGTGAACGGAGTCGGCGTTGTGCAACAACTTGTGCCTCGTTTAGATCCAAATGAAATCTCTGGTCAGATAATTATTGTAGGAATTGTTAATATCTACGGATTCCGGACAGGGGAGCACCGAAATCCAATAGATGACACGAAAATAAATCGAGCATACCCTGGCCGAGAAGATGGATCAGCAACGGAACGAATTGCTGCTGCGACATTTGAAATCGCTAAAGATGCGAATTACATTTTGGATCTACACCAAGGTTCAACAAGTAGGATGATCGAAGAGACACGAGTGCGATGCGGACGGCGACATCGAATGCACGGGAAATGTCTTGAATTGGCAAAAGTATTTGGATGTGGACATATCCTTGATAAAAAGGGACCAGATAATCAACTCGCACGAGTTGCACCCGATAGAGGTATTCCAACAATTGATCCAGAGCTCGGTGGAAGTGTCGGCTGGAACGACGCCTCGATTAAACAAGGGGTTGAGGGAGTATTCAATGTCCTTCGTTACTATGGATTTTTAGAAGGATCAGTACAGGTCGAAAAGCAAGTCAGAGCAACTGGATTCGATCAGTATGCAGCTTCAAGTGGTGGTCTCGTGCAATTTGAGGTAAATCTTGGAGACCGGGTATCAAAAGGCCAAACCATAGCAACAATCACTGATGTATTTGGCGAGACAAAAGAAGAGATTGGAGCTAACAAGAGTGGAATATTCTGGCGAACACGGCGACTCCCACAGGTTGCAGCCGGAGAATATATTTGCTCTGTTGGAACAGGATTAGACCGGTATTGA